The following are encoded in a window of Arthrobacter sp. NicSoilB4 genomic DNA:
- a CDS encoding acyl-CoA carboxylase subunit epsilon, with translation MEPVDPAGAAAAPAESLLSVTKGDPTPEELAALTAVVLSLGSGEAEAPAKPSARQWIRRQQLQLGPKPGPGSWKRSRG, from the coding sequence ATCGAGCCCGTGGACCCGGCCGGGGCGGCAGCAGCCCCGGCGGAGAGCCTGCTTTCCGTCACCAAGGGCGATCCGACGCCGGAAGAGCTTGCGGCGCTGACCGCCGTCGTGCTGTCCCTGGGCAGCGGCGAAGCCGAGGCGCCGGCCAAGCCGAGCGCCCGGCAGTGGATCCGCCGCCAGCAGCTGCAGCTGGGGCCGAAGCCGGGTCCCGGCTCGTGGAAACGCAGCCGAGGCTAA
- a CDS encoding DUF885 domain-containing protein: MTIETTEHTSAARPQTAIDAVADAFTDTLIRLNPSFATELGLPGHETEYQDFSPAGHEEFAAAAREALAALDGLEPVDDVDAVTLDAMRERLGLQLELHESGWGLGELNNIASPAQEIRAIFDLMPTDTAGQWDHIAGRAHNVPAALDGYIESLRAAKEDGKVAAARQVKIVIEQTTKHAADDGFFAKLAGNAKTAEGPLPEDVKSRLDAGAAAARVAYSRLAGFLESELLPVAPEKDAVGRERYSLASRSFLGATVDLEETYAWGVQELDRLIAEQERVAEEIRPGATIEEAKEILNNDPARQLKGTDALQAWMQELSDKAVADLAGVHFDIPEVMKTLECKIAPTDEGGIYYTGPSDDYSRPGRMWWSVPPGEDTFTTWAETTTVYHEGVPGHHLQVATATYRRELLNKWRRNVCWTSGHGEGWALYAEKLMQELGYLKDPGDHMGMLDMQRMRAARVVFDIGVHLELEVPERWGSGTWTPEKGYGFLKQNLAISEGQLNFEFTRYLGWPGQAPSYKVGQRLWEQIRAELESRPGFELKAFHTKALNIGSVGLDTLKRALE; this comes from the coding sequence GTGACTATCGAAACCACTGAACACACATCCGCAGCGCGCCCGCAGACCGCCATCGATGCCGTCGCCGACGCCTTCACGGACACCCTGATCCGGCTTAACCCGAGCTTCGCCACCGAACTCGGCCTGCCCGGCCACGAAACCGAATACCAGGACTTCTCCCCTGCAGGACACGAGGAATTCGCCGCCGCCGCGCGCGAGGCCCTCGCCGCCCTCGACGGGCTGGAGCCGGTGGACGACGTCGACGCCGTCACCCTGGATGCCATGCGCGAACGCCTGGGCCTCCAGCTGGAACTGCACGAATCCGGCTGGGGCCTCGGCGAGCTGAACAACATTGCCTCCCCCGCCCAGGAAATCCGGGCGATCTTCGACCTCATGCCGACGGACACCGCCGGGCAGTGGGACCACATCGCGGGACGTGCGCACAACGTCCCCGCCGCGCTGGACGGGTACATCGAGTCGCTGCGCGCCGCCAAGGAGGACGGCAAGGTGGCCGCCGCGCGGCAGGTGAAGATCGTGATCGAACAGACCACCAAGCACGCCGCGGACGACGGCTTCTTCGCGAAGCTGGCCGGCAACGCCAAGACCGCGGAAGGCCCGCTGCCCGAGGACGTAAAGTCCAGGCTCGACGCCGGTGCCGCCGCCGCGCGCGTGGCCTACTCCCGGCTGGCCGGCTTCTTGGAGTCCGAGCTGCTGCCCGTGGCCCCGGAGAAAGACGCCGTCGGCCGCGAGCGCTACTCCTTGGCCTCCCGCTCCTTCCTCGGCGCCACGGTGGACCTGGAGGAGACGTACGCCTGGGGCGTGCAGGAGCTCGACCGCCTGATCGCCGAACAGGAGCGGGTGGCAGAGGAGATCCGCCCCGGCGCAACGATCGAGGAAGCCAAGGAGATCCTGAACAACGACCCCGCACGGCAGCTCAAGGGCACCGACGCCCTCCAGGCCTGGATGCAGGAGCTCTCCGACAAGGCCGTGGCCGACCTCGCGGGCGTGCATTTCGACATCCCGGAGGTCATGAAGACGCTGGAGTGCAAGATTGCCCCGACCGACGAAGGCGGCATCTACTACACCGGGCCCTCGGATGACTACAGCCGCCCGGGCCGCATGTGGTGGTCCGTGCCGCCGGGCGAGGACACCTTCACCACCTGGGCCGAGACCACCACCGTCTACCACGAGGGCGTTCCCGGCCACCACCTGCAGGTCGCGACGGCCACGTACCGCCGCGAACTGCTCAACAAGTGGCGCCGGAACGTCTGCTGGACGTCCGGGCACGGCGAAGGCTGGGCGCTCTACGCCGAGAAGCTCATGCAGGAACTTGGGTACCTCAAGGACCCGGGCGACCACATGGGCATGCTCGACATGCAGCGCATGCGTGCGGCCCGCGTGGTGTTCGACATTGGCGTGCACCTGGAGTTGGAGGTGCCCGAGCGTTGGGGGTCGGGCACCTGGACTCCGGAGAAGGGGTACGGGTTCCTGAAGCAGAACCTGGCCATCAGCGAGGGGCAGCTCAACTTCGAGTTCACCCGCTACCTCGGCTGGCCGGGCCAGGCGCCGTCGTACAAGGTGGGCCAGCGGCTCTGGGAGCAGATCCGCGCCGAGCTCGAATCCCGGCCGGGCTTCGAGCTCAAGGCCTTCCACACAAAGGCGTTGAACATCGGTTCGGTGGGCCTCGACACCCTCAAGCGCGCGCTGGAGTAG
- a CDS encoding dicarboxylate/amino acid:cation symporter codes for MTTQTSTPAPAGKTGFQLPKWAGSFGFQIIAALIVGLGLGLLAKYTGSTKANPNALGATLQTIGSSYVSLLQTAVVPLIFTAVVSSISNLRAVSNAARLAWNTLLWFAITALISVLIGIGLGVLLQPGANTGITGQGEAPSKVGSWWAFLTGLFPKNFLGLGASTTVTEGVATTSVSFNVLQILVIAVAVGIAALKVGKAAEPFLNLNASALAVIQKVLWWIIRIAPIGTVGLIGNAVAIYGWDTIGSLGKFTFAIYVGLALVLFVVYPVLVRTHGLSVKQYFSGVWPAVQLAFVSRSSVGTLPLTQRVTERSLGVPRAYASFAVPLGSTTKMDGCAAIYPAISAIFVAQFFGIQLDFTQYLLIALVSVLGSAATAGTTGAVVMLTLTLSTLGLPLAGVGLLLAIDPILDMGRTAVNVAGQALVPTIVAKRQGILDESLYNAPRNGDPFSDEADGSVDNTVDGAAVVDPSAAAAPAASPEGRELADAKA; via the coding sequence GTGACCACTCAGACAAGCACCCCCGCCCCCGCCGGGAAGACCGGCTTCCAGCTGCCCAAATGGGCCGGCTCGTTCGGCTTCCAGATCATCGCCGCCCTGATCGTGGGCCTGGGCCTTGGCCTGCTGGCCAAGTACACGGGCAGCACCAAGGCGAACCCCAACGCCCTCGGCGCCACCCTGCAGACCATCGGCTCGAGCTACGTCTCGCTGCTGCAGACCGCCGTCGTGCCCCTCATCTTCACCGCCGTTGTCAGCTCCATCTCCAACCTGCGCGCCGTCTCCAACGCCGCCCGGCTGGCGTGGAACACGCTGCTCTGGTTCGCCATCACCGCGCTGATCTCCGTGCTGATCGGCATCGGCCTGGGCGTCTTGCTGCAGCCCGGGGCAAACACGGGTATCACCGGCCAGGGCGAGGCGCCGTCGAAGGTCGGCAGCTGGTGGGCGTTCCTGACGGGCCTGTTCCCGAAGAACTTCCTGGGCCTCGGCGCCAGCACCACCGTGACCGAGGGCGTCGCCACCACCTCGGTGAGCTTTAATGTCCTGCAGATCCTGGTGATCGCGGTCGCCGTCGGCATTGCGGCGCTGAAGGTGGGCAAGGCGGCCGAGCCGTTCCTGAACCTCAACGCCTCCGCCCTCGCCGTGATCCAGAAGGTCCTCTGGTGGATCATCCGGATCGCCCCGATCGGCACCGTCGGCCTGATCGGCAACGCCGTGGCGATCTACGGCTGGGACACCATCGGTTCCCTCGGCAAGTTCACGTTTGCCATCTACGTGGGCCTGGCCCTCGTGCTGTTCGTGGTCTACCCGGTCCTGGTCCGCACGCATGGACTGTCCGTCAAGCAGTACTTCTCCGGCGTCTGGCCGGCAGTGCAGCTTGCCTTTGTGTCCCGCTCCTCGGTGGGCACCCTCCCGCTGACCCAGCGCGTGACCGAACGCAGCCTGGGCGTCCCCCGCGCCTACGCCTCCTTCGCCGTGCCGCTGGGCTCCACCACCAAGATGGACGGCTGCGCCGCGATCTACCCGGCCATCTCGGCGATCTTCGTGGCCCAGTTCTTCGGCATCCAGCTCGACTTCACCCAGTACCTGCTGATCGCCCTCGTCTCCGTGCTGGGCTCCGCCGCGACCGCGGGCACCACCGGCGCCGTCGTGATGCTGACCCTGACGCTCTCCACGCTGGGACTGCCGCTGGCCGGCGTCGGGCTCCTGCTGGCGATCGACCCGATCCTGGACATGGGCCGCACCGCCGTCAACGTGGCCGGGCAGGCACTGGTTCCGACCATCGTGGCCAAGCGCCAGGGCATCCTGGACGAGTCGCTGTACAACGCACCGCGCAACGGTGACCCGTTCAGCGACGAAGCCGACGGCTCAGTCGACAACACGGTCGACGGCGCCGCCGTCGTCGACCCCTCCGCTGCCGCTGCTCCCGCAGCGTCGCCGGAAGGCCGCGAGTTGGCCGACGCCAAGGCGTAA
- a CDS encoding NAD(P)-dependent oxidoreductase, producing the protein MTSSNDASGTAPQSQQPGPYQAAGSLQGRTILISGGSRGIGLAIATRAARDGANIVLMAKTGQPHAKLEGTVYSAAEQIEAAGGQALPLVGDVRNDADVAGAVAAAVERFGGIDIVINNASAIDLSKTDDVDMKRYDLMQDINVRGTFLLSKLALPALRESGAGQILTLSPPLNLDPKWAGMHLAYTMAKYGMSLTTLGLAEELKADGISVNSLWPCTLINTAAIRNMPGGEKIVQGARGPEIMADAAHAVLTNGNTIPAAGSRSGNFYTDEQVLAATGVTDFTPYSLGAPEDRLIPDIFL; encoded by the coding sequence ATGACTTCGAGCAATGATGCTTCGGGCACCGCCCCGCAATCCCAGCAGCCAGGGCCCTATCAGGCCGCCGGTTCCCTCCAGGGCCGGACCATCCTCATCTCCGGGGGAAGCCGCGGCATCGGCCTGGCCATCGCCACCCGTGCGGCCCGCGACGGCGCCAACATCGTCCTGATGGCCAAAACCGGCCAGCCGCACGCCAAGCTGGAAGGCACGGTCTACTCGGCCGCCGAGCAGATCGAGGCAGCCGGCGGGCAGGCCCTGCCGCTGGTCGGGGATGTGCGCAACGACGCCGACGTCGCCGGCGCGGTCGCGGCCGCCGTGGAACGCTTCGGCGGGATCGACATCGTGATCAACAACGCCTCCGCGATCGACCTGTCCAAGACCGACGACGTCGACATGAAGCGCTACGACCTGATGCAGGACATCAACGTCCGCGGCACCTTCCTGCTCTCCAAACTTGCCCTGCCCGCCCTGCGCGAGTCCGGCGCCGGACAGATCCTGACGCTCTCCCCGCCGCTGAACCTGGACCCGAAGTGGGCCGGAATGCACCTGGCGTACACCATGGCGAAGTATGGCATGAGCCTGACCACCCTGGGCCTGGCGGAGGAACTGAAGGCGGACGGCATCAGCGTGAACTCGCTGTGGCCCTGCACCCTGATCAACACCGCCGCCATCCGCAACATGCCGGGCGGCGAAAAGATCGTCCAGGGCGCCCGCGGCCCCGAAATCATGGCCGACGCGGCCCATGCGGTCCTGACCAACGGCAACACGATTCCGGCAGCCGGCAGCCGGAGCGGCAACTTCTACACCGACGAGCAGGTCCTCGCCGCGACCGGCGTCACGGATTTCACCCCGTACAGCCTGGGCGCCCCGGAAGACCGGCTGATCCCTGACATCTTCCTCTGA
- a CDS encoding acyl-CoA carboxylase subunit beta, with product MSHDLTTTAGKIADFRDRQARAEQPSGPEAIEKQHARGKNTARERIDLLLDAGSFVEFDALAVHRSTAFGMEKKKPLGDGLVSGYGTVDGRPVAVYSQDFSVYGGSLSQVNGEKIVKVQEFALRNGCPVVGILDGGGARIQEGVASLAMFADIFRNNVHASGVVPQISLIMGPSAGGAAYSPALTDYVVMVDKTSHMFITGPDVIKTVTGEDVDMETLGGARQHNANTGTSTYLASDEADAIEFVRELLDFLPSNNLAEAPVLEHSQELELDDDDLALDALIPDSANQPYDMRKVIEQIVDDAHFLEMQSLYAPNVIIGYGRVEGHTVGIVANQPMQFAGTLDIAASEKAARFVRHCDAFNVPIITLVDVPGFLPGKDQEFQGIIRRGAKLLYAYAEATVPKLTVITRKAYGGAYIVMGSKKLGADLNLAWPTAQIGVMGAQGAVNILYRRELAAVAQDGGDVEAKRAEVIRQYEEELLNPYQAAQLGYVDAVIAPSETRVQIIKGLRALRDKRASLPAKKHGNIPL from the coding sequence ATGAGCCACGATCTGACCACGACCGCGGGAAAGATTGCCGACTTCCGCGACCGCCAGGCCCGTGCCGAGCAGCCCTCCGGCCCGGAAGCAATCGAGAAGCAGCACGCGCGCGGCAAGAACACCGCCCGCGAGCGCATCGACCTGCTGCTGGACGCCGGCTCCTTCGTCGAGTTCGACGCCCTCGCCGTGCACCGCTCCACCGCCTTCGGCATGGAGAAGAAGAAGCCCCTGGGCGACGGGCTGGTCTCCGGCTACGGCACGGTGGACGGCCGCCCCGTCGCCGTCTACAGCCAGGACTTCTCCGTCTATGGCGGCTCGCTGAGCCAGGTCAACGGCGAGAAGATCGTCAAGGTCCAGGAATTCGCGCTGCGCAACGGCTGCCCCGTGGTCGGCATCCTCGACGGCGGCGGTGCCCGCATCCAGGAAGGCGTGGCCTCGCTGGCCATGTTCGCGGACATCTTCCGCAACAACGTGCACGCCTCCGGAGTCGTCCCGCAGATCTCCCTGATCATGGGCCCGTCCGCAGGCGGCGCGGCCTACTCCCCCGCGCTGACCGACTATGTGGTCATGGTGGACAAGACCTCCCACATGTTCATCACCGGCCCGGACGTGATCAAGACCGTCACGGGTGAAGACGTGGACATGGAAACCCTCGGCGGCGCCCGCCAGCACAACGCCAACACCGGCACCTCCACGTACCTCGCCTCCGACGAGGCCGATGCCATCGAGTTCGTCCGCGAACTGCTGGACTTCCTGCCGTCCAACAACCTCGCCGAGGCCCCCGTGCTGGAGCACTCCCAGGAGCTGGAGCTCGACGACGACGACCTCGCCCTGGATGCCCTCATCCCGGACTCGGCCAACCAGCCCTACGACATGCGCAAGGTCATCGAGCAGATCGTGGACGACGCGCACTTCCTCGAGATGCAGTCCCTCTACGCGCCGAACGTCATCATCGGCTACGGCCGGGTGGAGGGCCACACCGTGGGCATCGTGGCCAACCAGCCGATGCAGTTCGCCGGCACCCTGGACATCGCCGCCTCGGAAAAGGCCGCCCGCTTCGTCCGGCACTGCGACGCGTTCAACGTCCCGATCATCACGCTGGTGGACGTCCCGGGCTTCCTGCCGGGCAAGGACCAGGAGTTCCAGGGCATCATCCGCCGCGGCGCGAAGCTCCTCTATGCGTACGCCGAGGCCACCGTGCCCAAGCTGACCGTCATCACCCGCAAGGCCTATGGCGGGGCGTACATCGTGATGGGCTCCAAGAAGCTCGGCGCGGACCTCAACCTGGCCTGGCCCACCGCGCAGATCGGCGTCATGGGCGCCCAGGGCGCGGTCAACATCCTGTACCGCCGCGAGCTCGCCGCCGTGGCGCAGGACGGCGGCGACGTCGAGGCCAAGCGCGCCGAGGTCATCCGGCAGTACGAGGAGGAGCTGCTCAACCCGTACCAGGCAGCCCAGCTCGGCTACGTGGATGCCGTTATTGCCCCGTCCGAGACCCGGGTGCAGATCATCAAGGGCCTGCGTGCCCTGCGGGACAAACGCGCCAGCCTGCCTGCCAAGAAGCACGGGAACATCCCGCTGTGA